In Plasmodium gaboni strain SY75 chromosome 8, whole genome shotgun sequence, one DNA window encodes the following:
- a CDS encoding hypothetical protein (conserved Plasmodium protein, unknown function) yields MLDVFRELNDYTNFLPKNIKANVNKEKYEILSEIKRIVFLKKKNSYNVASVIKLFNTYEVINTKKYKSFHFYIFMIRYLWNSLQNKSISPNLKCYICQCISSIFKNIKKYILYDFFFEYDRKLILKEENNGENENVANSMEPNYFDKGMESDCTNNSYAHMSDNYYDEYQNLHEESEIDSSINDNKLNVFNDVYVTCDGIYEKNKKNEDETFLNEEVIINGKDESFRLYVQKCIFNIIDYKYLFNLLYEYLSNNNNNNNNNNNNNNNNNNNNKHDEFSHNSYKSYMGAILNLLNHLKYFCYYNIDVHNLLVEFALNNDYSYLYEEYVDSNNKKGLFSEEDYFDKNNVIFLINRKLNDRTNIHNNNDDYNTNCDEEYIKADNIININNDGQNVFCDMLEKNPNIKNNDNIMNEYDNSLIEKREMENNYLNIDKSVCDIKDFEVCTRYNTIFLNYVLLSQLSSHDLCFKLIKYKKVLYLYKKIRRINWNSINYAFVNIIYKGLKYAYIYNLNIENEMQEIIHVIYFLFLFYIKLPSNVQLNSSKYFIPEDYNLLVNDNESVVKVISKIFVFLLNKKYRKGNHNSSNNNEQNSQELLYKFLSTMNEKNFTMTEMNTNGSNTNFMYNNNNNNNDNHNFLQDNFFPLFTNIDTYEYLNIITSLFMPHIHPSNIGKHIGNINLFINSFLYCFIRKMKREEMYLKKKSEKTELCKEMENKKINENSYLHDTNTNNEYLEQKYMNDYVNNYFIMEDDKKFVIEKFMALAVQGMFPKSNKGISLFENILKHLCVIDINCLDIFVKKIMDCLMNVNISTQICNCLLSLCLLLPLLIKYKSKYLKDILYVMNMGIDICDVYKSFTIFSFLSILFSYISIVKLDSSTNDDYSLAIDEYKKMIALYSKDNNKMLNNEDIKKLLIERKELIDYMCYWVYEFFDKILYFIKFSKSQKSKDSKKQNGDNKENKIENDLYTGLKTTMISLFIHLDHDIVYDLSQRFLNNIELENSKFLSIIPYAISLVENKKIFDLLFNAFYKKLITKKKKKRTIILSSENNNMNKVNNETSKGLQTSLESNELEEYYVYTKNEYANDDTVKCYLQFLSSLMRRAKSEYLNVEDIYQLIKIYIVEDNITVFKYICKIIYRFLEYNFSVTIMDYSCFPINEKMSNKEKLCTAAYWGIPWHVIVYYENNLNHKKVSPNQLNDTNVAPNQLNDTNVVPHQLNDTNELIKWKTPLLEDIKVGKKFIFFLLDYLIDLLIQCDIPLNTPNIVRYIEKRKLGENREKIEWKFSLTYANVISRIYKVIKCIIKPTSFLYPDERYNYNNLLTKCHVINSKLSFFLYVYISEIVITLSSHVLKIPSNILDMSSFIRSCNDNEEKTENSSNEKITQNIDNKNELKKLKEQFYNTVINNREKDIKADAKVQRKMIKNIHFLLLKCNENANSSLYNEYINSVLSFTYNIYPYSYNYDIIKSQYINNIFYLFNERLKQRKKNYAFRGFRKQLCNILFYINLSIYSQVRSYAQNTIKLILPSFKMIKVSFLKTCAFYLKNYIKLYLLTKGYVIQNKKTLDHSNEGELKEQNMKRDLINKENMHTEKNYEEESSVENISEHINNTEFVKESNVSKEYDNNNNNNNINNESINKLSSLKSLNDLNNNDYYENKCISSFNGIIVSIINNMGLIKKISTDVHILKKFLKIIIKILRLDIQKEDITMKCMKLVYSIINNRFIKKSVEEKKKKKKINKLFLRLKEESEKKNNVYSQIVIMSFLICFNNFVIENYCEFYFNYLIENLSIKKNVHVYNLAFCGLIKMLKYLNDLHLKDVMPKHIALIFETDKIYKNFIDICIYKNLKSKKKNNSMNAIIINLSKIQKPFKGFTQISETYLKDFYSYYVFFEFLVNLQNSYFEEIQEKEARLRAMENLMKDENYNMDLTQQQEEQNINENVGAHTIECINTHNENNKGEFIADHINEHNLEENVINHISCNENMISHKTSDVSGNNNEKESINNITYTENLNVKNCKLKYIEMVLIILKELQMDIHYSDNEYKCAFISLLCPLLLSLRKLKNKEEAEDIIKVIVNLLEKEIVMVNIEVFNVWIYCFHLLFINIKKKHIHLYNKLFDFCLTFNVQDISNVTFKKKMQLLDIMLLYSLHKNVYILDNSLMNFLKLVENDNIAVRQVIGDVFCYMLYVLYDNKHYEHLKCMYYNILLFFYTSANNVITYLQQNSISLSKQSKYIYTLETYAYLTLTAFNNKCMYIFNNLSIIFLKMFMLSFQLVDVFINGLVSKAINCFLCPSLYLFKFDIINCSNNNIQIYDINNDNNKNGNNNKNGNNNNNNNNNDNNDNNDNNICLTDQVDNLNILLEEDIGTLVIKNISDLINKSNWKIRNCALQFCYYFHLYYCIFFYNKKENSFLLNIFISLLVDSYVEIQNLSRDILSSVFCYYDNNTLQLFSSYFLSLINDHKNLQKLPSTSKETSLKIIDKKKTVSIYALISIVNSFPNYIPSWLPN; encoded by the coding sequence ATGCTTGATGTGTTTAGAGAATTAAATGATTACACTAATTTTTTACCGAAAAATATCAAGGCAAATgtaaataaagaaaaatatgaaatacttagtgaaataaaaagaatagtatttttaaaaaaaaaaaattcttatAATGTTGCATCAGTCATAAAACtatttaatacatatgAGGTAATAAATACGAAAAAGTACAAGTCGTTTcatttttacatttttatgattCGATATTTATGGAATTcattacaaaataaaagtatCAGTCCAAATTTAAAGTGCTATATTTGTCAATGTATTTCTAGTATATTTAagaatattaaaaaatatattttatatgatttcttttttgaatatgatagaaaattaattttgaaagaagaaaataatggggaaaatgaaaatgtaGCTAATTCTATGGAACCTAATTATTTTGACAAAGGTATGGAAAGTGATTGTACTAATAATTCTTATGCTCATATGAgtgataattattatgatgaaTATCAAAATTTACATGAAGAGAGTGAAATAGACAGTAGTATTAATGATAACAAGCTTAATGTATTTAATGATGTGTATGTTACCTGTGATGgaatatatgaaaaaaataaaaaaaatgaagatgaaacatttttaaatgaagaGGTTATAATTAATGGGAAGGATGAAAGTTTTCGTTTATATGTTCAGAAATGTATATTCAATATTATTgattataaatatttgttCAATTTActttatgaatatttaagtaataataacaacaacaacaacaataataataataataataataataataataataataataaacatgATGAATTTAGCcataattcatataaaagTTATATGGGTGCTATACTAAACCTTTTAAAccatttaaaatatttttgttattacAATATTGATGTACATAATTTATTAGTAGAATTTGCTTTAAATAATGACTActcatatttatatgaagaATATGTAGATAGTAACAATAAAAAAGGTTTGTTTTCAGAAGAAGATTATTTTGATAAGAATAATGTTATTTTCTTAATAAATAGAAAGTTAAATGATAGAAcaaatatacataataataatgatgattataatacaaattgtgatgaagaatatattaaggctgataatataataaatattaataatgatggACAAAATGTTTTTTGTGATATGTTAGAAAAAAATCcgaatataaaaaataatgataatattatgaatgaatatgataattcattaatagaaaaaagagaaatggagaataattatttgaatatagACAAATCAGTATGTGATATAAAAGATTTTGAAGTATGTACAAGATATAATaccatatttttaaattatgtTTTGCTGAGTCAATTAAGTTCGCATGATTTGTgttttaaattaattaaatataaaaaggtactttatctttataaaaaaataagacGAATTAATTGGAATTCTATTAATTATGCATTTGttaatatcatatataaaggtttaaaatatgcatatatatataatttaaatatcGAAAATGAAATGCAAGAAATTATTCATGTAatttactttttatttttattttatataaaattacCTAGTAATGTACAATTAAATTCAtctaaatattttataccAGAAGATTACAATTTGTTAGTTAATGATAACGAAAGTGTAGTCAAAGTTATTTCGaaaatttttgtttttttgtTGAACAAGAAATATAGAAAAGGAAATCATAATTcatctaataataatgaacaaaattcccaagaattattatataaatttctTTCCACCATGAATGAGAAAAATTTTACCATGACAGAAATGAATACAAATGGTAGCAACACAaattttatgtataataataataataataataatgataatcATAATTTTCTTCAGGATAATTTTTTCCCCTTATTTACAAACATAGATACATATGAATATCTAAATATTATTACCTCATTATTTATGCCACATATACATCCATCTAATATAGGAAAACATATCGGGAATAtcaatttatttattaattccttcttatattgttttattagaaaaatgaaaagagaagaaatgtatttaaaaaaaaagagtGAAAAAACGGAACTTTGTAAAGAAATGgaaaataagaaaataaatgaGAATTCATATCTTCATGATACtaatacaaataatgaatatttagaacaaaaatatatgaatgattatgttaataattattttattatggAAGATGATAAAAAGTTTGTAATTGAGAAATTTATGGCCTTAGCTGTTCAAGGGATGTTTCCAAAAAGTAATAAAGGAATTAGtttatttgaaaatattttaaaacatttatGTGTTATTGATATAAATTGTTTAGATATATTTGTTAAGAAAATAATGGATTGTTTAATGAATGTTAATATTTCAACACAAATATGTAATTGTCTATTATCTTTATGTTTGTTATTAccattattaataaaatataaatcaaaatatttaaaagatatcTTATATGTTATGAATATGGGTATAGATATATGTGATGTGTATAAAAGTTTTACAATATTTTCTTTCCTCAgcattttattttcttacATATCTATTGTAAAATTAGATAGTTCTACAAATGATGATTATTCTTTAGCTAttgatgaatataaaaaaatgatagCTTTATATAGTAAGgataataacaaaatgttaaataatgaagatataaaaaaattattaatagaAAGAAAAGAATTGATTGATTATATGTGTTATTGGgtatatgaattttttgataaaattctgtattttataaaattttccAAGAGTCAAAAAAGTAAAGATAgtaaaaaacaaaatggagataataaagaaaataaaatagaaaatgatttatataCAGGATTAAAGACTACAATGATCTCTTTGTTTATTCATTTAGATCATGATATAGTATATGATTTAAGTCAAAGATTTCTAAATAATATCGAATTAGAAAATTCCAAATTTCTATCTATTATACCATATGCTATAAGTTTAgtagaaaataaaaaaatatttgatCTTTTGTTTAATGccttttataaaaaattgataacaaaaaagaaaaagaaaagaacaattatattatccagtgaaaataataatatgaataaagTGAATAATGAAACATCAAAAGGTCTACAAACATCTTTAGAATCTAACGAATTAGAAgaatattatgtttatacGAAAAATGAATATGCAAATGATGATACTGTAAAATGTTATTTACAGTTTTTATCAAGTTTAATGAGAAGAGCAAAAAGTGAATATCTCAATGTAGAAGATATATATcaattaattaaaatatatatagtcgaagataatattactgtattcaaatatatatgtaaaattatatatagatttTTAGAATATAATTTTAGTGTAACCATAATGGATTATTCATGTTTTCcaataaatgaaaaaatgaGTAATAAGGAAAAATTATGTACAGCAGCTTATTGGGGAATACCATGGCATGTCATTGTATATTATGAGAATAACTTGAATCATAAAAAAGTGTCACCAAACCAATTAAATGATACAAATGTAGCACCAAACCAATTAAATGATACAAATGTAGTACCACACCAATTAAATGATACAAACGAATTAATCAAATGGAAAACACCATTATTAGAAGATATAAAGGTAGGCAAAAagtttatttttttccttttgGATTATTTAATAGACTTACTAATTCAATGTGATATACCATTGAATACACCTAATATTGTAAGGTATATTGAAAAAAGAAAGTTAGGTGAAAATAGGGAGAAAATTGAATGGAAATTTTCATTAACATATGCTAATGTTATATcaagaatatataaagtaataaaatgtataattaAACCAACTAGTTTTCTATATCCAGATGAAagatataattataataatttattaacCAAATGTCATGTTATTAATTCGAAATTatctttctttttatatgtatatatatcaGAAATTGTTATTACGTTATCTTCACACGTATTAAAAATACCTTCAAATATTTTGGATATGTCCTCATTTATTCGTTCATGTAAtgataatgaagaaaagACTGAGAACAGTTcgaatgaaaaaattacccaaaatatagataataaaaatgaactgaaaaaattaaaagaacaattttataatacagttataaataatagagaaaaagatataaaagCTGATGCAAAAGTTCAAAGGAAAATGATTAAGAACATAcatttcttattattaaaatgtaaTGAAAATGCAAACTCaagtttatataatgaatatattaatagtgtattatcatttacatataatatttatccttatagttataattatgatataataaaaagtcaatatattaataatatattttatttatttaatgaaagattaaaacaaagaaaaaaaaattatgcTTTTCGTGGATTTAGAAAACaattatgtaatattttattctatattaatttatctATTTATTCTCAAGTGCGATCCTATGCTCAAAATAcaattaaattaattttgCCATCTTTTAAAATGATTAAGGTCTcgtttttaaaaacatgtgccttttatttgaaaaattaCATTAAGTTGTATTTACTTACCAAAGGTTATGTTATACAAAACAAGAAAACATTGGATCATTCAAATGAAGGAGAAttaaaagaacaaaatatgaaaagggatttaataaataaagaaaatatgcATACAGAGAAAAATTATGAGGAGGAAAGTTCTGTTGAAAACATATCGGAACATATTAACAATACTGAATTTGTAAAAGAAAGTAATGTATCCAAagaatatgataataataataataataataatattaataatgaatCGATTAATAAATTGAGTTCCTTAAAAAGTTTAAatgatttaaataataatgattattatgaaaataaatgtattagCTCATTTAATGGAATAATAGTAAGCATTATAAACAATATGGgtttaataaaaaaaattagtaCTGATGTGCATATATTGAAAAAGTTTcttaaaattattattaaaattttaagaTTAGATATACAAAAAGAAGATATAACTATGAAATGTATGAAGTTAGTTTATTccattattaataatagatttattaaaaaaagtgtagaagaaaagaaaaaaaagaaaaaaatcAATAAACTTTTTTTACGTTTAAAGGAAGAAAGtgaaaaaaagaataatgTATATTCACAAATTGTGATTATgtcatttttaatttgttttaataattttgtaatagaaaattattgtgaattttattttaattatttaatagaaaatttgtctatcaaaaaaaatgttcatgtatataatttagCATTTTGTGGattaattaaaatgttgaaatatttaaatgatcTTCATTTGAAGGATGTTATGCCTAAACATATAGCACTCATATTTGAAACAgataaaatttataaaaattttattgatatatgtatatataaaaatttaaaaagcaagaaaaaaaataatagtatgaatgctataataattaatttgTCCAAAATTCAAAAGCCATTCAAGGGTTTTACACAAATAAGTGAAACGTATCTAAAAGATTTCTATTCTTATTATGTCTTCTTTGAATTTTTAGTTAATCTACAAAATAGTTATTTTGAAGAAATCCAAGAAAAAGAGGCTCGTTTGCGTGCAATGGAAAACTTGATGAAGGATGAAAATTACAATATGGATTTAACACAACAACAGgaagaacaaaatataaacgAAAATGTAGGTGCACATACAATTGAATGTATAAATACAcataatgaaaataataaaggGGAATTTATTGCAGATCATATAAACGAACATAATTTAGAAgaaaatgtaataaatcATATTTCTTGTAATGAAAATATGATAAGTCATAAAACAAGTGATGTTAGtggtaataataatgaaaaagaatcaattaataatattacatatacTGAAAATTTAAATGTCAAAAATTGTAAGTTGAAATACATTGAAATGGtacttataatattaaaagaattacaaatggatatacattattctgataatgaatataaatgtgcatttatatcattattgtGCCCTTTACTTTTATCTTTAAGAAAactaaaaaataaagaagaagctgaagatataataaaagttATAGTAAACTTAttagaaaaagaaattgTCATGGTAAATATCGAAGTATTTAATGTATGGATATATTGTTTTCATttgttatttattaatataaaaaagaaacatattcatttatataataagttATTTGATTTCTGTTTAACATTTAATGTTCAGGATATATCTAATGTAAcatttaagaaaaaaatgcAATTATTAGATATTATGCTTTTATATAGTCttcataaaaatgtttACATATTGGATAACAGCTTaatgaattttttaaaattagTTGAAAATGATAACATAGCAGTTAGACAAGTTATAGGTGATGTATTCTGttatatgttatatgtCTTATATGACAATAAGCATTATGAACATTTGAAatgtatgtattataacatcttattatttttctataCATCAGCTAACAATgttattacatatttacAGCAAAATAGTATAAGCTTATCGAAACAGTcgaaatatatatataccttAGAAACATATGCATATTTAACACTTACAgcatttaataataaatgtatgTACATATTTAACAATTTaagtattatatttttaaagatGTTCATGTTATCATTTCAGCTGGTTGATGTGTTTATAAACGGATTGGTTAGTAAAGCAATCAATTGTTTTTTATGCCcatctttatatttattcaaatttgatataataaattgtagtaacaataatatacaaatatatgatataaataatgataataataaaaatggtaataataataaaaatggtaataataataataataataataataatgataataatgataataatgataataatatttgtttaaCTGATCAAGtagataatttaaatattctaTTAGAAGAAGATATAGGGACCTTAGtcattaaaaatataagtgATTTAATTAACAAATCTAATTGGAAAATAAGAAATTGTGCCTTAcaattttgttattattttcatttgtattattgtattttcttttataataaaaaagaaaattcttttcttttaaatatatttatatcattattagTTGATAGTTATGTTGAAATTCAAAATTTATCACGTGATATTTTATCATCTGTCTTTTgttattatgataataacaCACTTCAATTGTTTTCGAGCTATTTTCTATCCCTAATAAATGACcataaaaatttacaaaaaCTACCTTCCACATCTAAAGAAACATCATTAAAAATCAtagacaaaaaaaaaactgTTTCTATTTATGCACTTATAAGTATTGTTAATTCATTCCCCAATTACATACCATCATGGTTACCAAAT
- a CDS encoding putative GTPase: MPNKGKRSYFLYIFYLTVCINLMLIHGYIQKKIYIKSLPNHKPPLYKTNNNNDNNKEDLEYKLYKNISFNKIKTNLKNLLVVNKNINISDIKYFSCIGKFHDYDKIENYGVNEICILGRSNVGKSTFLRNFIRYLLKINENKDIKVSKNSGCTRSINLYSFENEKRKRLFIITDMPGLGYAEGIGKKKMDYLRKNLDDYIFLRNQICLFFILIDMSVDVQRIDLSLVDMIKRTNVPFRVICTKSDKYDSNLDGRLNAIKNFYNLDKIPIPISKFSKTNYINIFKEIQYHCNLDK; encoded by the exons ATGCCAAATAAAGGAAAAAGgtcttattttttatatatattttatctgACAGTCTGTATTAATTTGATGCTTATTCATGGTTACAtacaaaagaaaatttatattaaatcGTTGCCAAATCACAAACCTCCATTGTATAAAA ctaataataataatgataataataaagaagaCTTGGAATATAAactttataaaaatatcagctttaataaaataaaaacaaacctaaagaatttattagttgtaaacaaaaatattaatatatcagacattaaatatttttcctGCATAG GCAAATTTCATGATTACGATAAGATTGAAAATTATGGAGTAAATGAAATTTGCATATTAGGAAGAAGTAATGTAGGAAAGTCTACTTTTCTTCGAAATTTTATAagatatttattaaaaataaatgaaaataaagatattaaaGTTTCCAAGAATAGTGGATGTACAAGATCTATAAATCTATATTCTtttgaaaatgaaaaaagaaaacgattatttattataactGATATGCCAGGTTTAGGATATGCTGAAGGGATAggcaaaaaaaaaatggattatttaagaaaaaatttggatgattatatctttttaaGAAACCAAATTTGTTTGttctttattttaattGATATGAGTGTAGATGTACAGAGAATAGATTTATCTCTAGTGGATATGATAAa AAGAACCAATGTTCCCTTTCGTGTTATATGTACAAAGAGTGACAAATATGATTCAAACTTAGATGGGAGACTGAATGCAAtcaaaaatttttataaccTTGATAAAATTCCTATACCTATTTCAAAATTTTCCAAAACAAACta tataaatatattcaagGAAATTCAATATCACTGTAATTTAGACAAATAA
- a CDS encoding putative trypsin-like serine protease, which yields MIKLSICLFYYRTHQLWKHRLSFLPMYLLEISVMKTKKYKFDYIKNSVKSHLQKIFLEKFIYLSYCEEINNNKLSNEHMEKKGNISRQNTMKNPNHELNYSFNIPNNIYNSFVTIHKYNKKKTSSEDSFKVDDLIFLGSGFIYNKNGYILTAAHNIANKEDIFVIKNGDNFFIATIIGLHKESDVCVLKINSKEKLSYINLDTIRDDLKQGEVVIAYGQIQKFDKETCSVGIVNHPKQTFSKFENFNAKKQISLYPFIQISNPINKGMSGSPLIDQQGNLVGMIQKKIDNYGLALPSNVLKNIALFLQNKGTYKEPSLGIMFKEKELTLKNGSTFKKELKIHNILPKSPAEIAGLKKDDIILSMNKKIINNICQIHEILNSSSVNPVEIEIMRHNKKQKMKVKY from the exons atgataaaattGTCCATATgcttattttattatagAACACATCAGCTGTGGAAGCACAGGCTGAGTTTTTTACCAATGTATCTTCTTGAAATATCAGTTATGAAGACTAAAAAGTATAAATTtgattatattaaaaatagTGTAAAGAGTCATTTACAGAAGATATTTTTAGAAAAgttcatatatttatccTACTGCGAAGagataaataataataaattatccAATGAACATATGGAAAAAAAGGGAAATATATCTA GACAAAATACTATGAAAAACCCAAATCATGaattaaattattcatttaatataccaaataatatatataacagCTTTGTTACtattcataaatataataaaaagaaaacatCATCTGAAGATAGTTTTAAAGTAGATGACTTAATATTCTTGGGATCTGGATTTATTTACAACAAAAATG gaTACATTTTGACAGCTGCACATAACATTGCG aACAAAGAAGACATAtttgttataaaaaatggagataatttttttatagcTACAATAATAGGGTTGCATAAAg AATCAGATGTTTGTGTTTTGAAAATTAATTCAAAGGAAAAACTTTCTTATATAAACTTAg ATACTATAAGAGATGACTTAAAACAAGGAGAAGTTGTTATTGCATATGGACAAATTCAG AAATTTGACAAAGAAACTTGCAGTGTTGGGATAGTAAATCACCCAAAGCAAACTTTTTCTAAATTTGAAAATTTTAATGcaaaaaaacaaataagCTTGTATCCATTTATTCAAATTAGCAATCCTATAAATAAAG gTATGTCCGGTTCACCACTCATCGATCAACAAGGCAATCTTGTGGGCATgatacaaaaaaaaattgataattatgg GTTGGCTTTGCCTTCTAATGTTTTAAAGAACATAGCTTTATTTTTGCAAAATAAGGGAACTTATAAGGAACCATCATTAg GAATAATgtttaaagaaaaagaattGACTCTTAAAAACGGTTCCACCTTCAAAAAAG agTTAAAAATTCATAATATTCTTCCTAAATCACCTGCTGAAATTGCGggtttaaaaaaagatgatattattttaagcatgaataaaaagattataaataatatttgtcAG aTTCATGAAATCTTAAATAGTTCTTCGGTCAATCCCGTAGAAATTGAAATAATGCGTCATAacaaaaaacaaaaaatgaAG GTcaaatattga
- a CDS encoding putative sporozoite surface protein 3 — protein MSNILLYIFFHIFFFFFCNPVKGEGYICDFSSEKYNIYFDEQKDDVICYHEIYEGDSIGIIIPRYKEGNENIYIKTNCFNEVSLESSGNNALSIYDIFNDDEITLFDQNSIFYTEYISSILHIKKVKKNTYLHCVFESKDVNDLTTHKGIAKIAIKNVPGNKNNKLINDVDNNSPLSFKNKLTNKLVIDLLNKIDIIKDDKLNNQNNDDNKFLVEAKPGDILYLLGIKRKNKKYVFFDENCPLHFERIGSIYKYIFPIINEMEEIYNCTLYVDDDVSTNKKIVGELKITFVSKSPSISDINIDVLKKYIHNDIEQKLYQLLYGDISNNVDKYAEQSLDINNTETSAIQFMNLNADNCNNNECTEFFNNSTCSSYCGKGYRILNSNNHIYDEQMVVPCYNGECKPEDEIEPLYIFAHTSMVFFCIICTILILTIYNFMKTEKKNKVSDDPFITYDSNLSKK, from the coding sequence ATGTCTAACATATTgctatatatattttttcatatattttttttctttttttgtaaCCCTGTAAAGGGTGAAGGATACATTTGTGACTTTTCTTcggaaaaatataatatatattttgatgAACAGAAAGATGATGTAATATGCTATCATGAAATATATGAAGGAGATAGTATTGGAATAATTATACCTAGATATAAAGAAGgtaatgaaaatatatatataaaaacaaattgTTTTAATGAAGTATCATTGGAATCATCAGGAAATAATGCATTATctatatatgatatatttaacGATGATGAAATAACTTTATTTGATCAAAAttctatattttatactgaatatatttcatctattttacatataaaaaaagtgaAGAAAAATACCTATCTTCATTGTGTATTTGAAAGTAAGGATGTAAATGATTTAACTACGCATAAAGGTATAGCAAAAATTGCAATTAAAAATGTCCCAGgtaataagaataataaattaattaatgATGTAGATAATAATTCCCCTCTTTCgttcaaaaataaattaacaAATAAACTTGTCATTGATctattaaataaaatagatataattaaagatgataaattgaataatcaaaataatgatgataacAAATTTCTTGTTGAAGCAAAACCAGGAGATATACTTTACTTGTTAGGAATcaaaaggaaaaataagaaatatgtttttttcGATGAAAATTGTCCATTACATTTTGAAAGGATTGgaagtatatataaatatattttcccgataataaatgaaatggaggaaatatataattgtacTCTATATGTTGATGATGATGTAAGtacaaacaaaaaaattgttggtgaattaaaaattacATTTGTATCTAAAAGTCCAAGTATTAGTGATATCAATATAgatgttttaaaaaaatatattcataatgatatagaacaaaaattatatcaACTTTTATATGGAGATATTTCAAATAACGTAGATAAATATGCAGAACAAAGTctagatataaataatactGAAACATCTGCAATTCAATTTATGAATCTTAATGCTGataattgtaataataacGAATGTACTGAATTCTTTAATAATTCAACATGTTCGTCATATTGTGGTAAAGGATACAGAATATTAAATAgtaataatcatatatatgatgaacAAATGGTTGTTCCTTGTTACAATGGAGAATGTAAACCAGAAGATGAAATTGAACCTTTATATATCTTTGCTCATACATCTATGGTTTTCTTCTGTATTATCTGTACCATATTAATTCTTAccatatataattttatgaaaacagaaaaaaaaaataaagtcAGTGATGATCCATTCATAACGTACGATTCAAATTTGAGTAAAAAGTAG